In Chelmon rostratus isolate fCheRos1 chromosome 21, fCheRos1.pri, whole genome shotgun sequence, the genomic window GCCGGCAGCCACATTACCGCTTACTGTGCATGTCAACAGTTTCCCTTTCCCTGCCTGACGCTTGCAAGTGGCACAGCTGCTATCTATAGTACGACACTATTTTCAGAGCATGCAGACGGGACGCAATGGAACCCTCACAAAGCTTTATTTACCATCCAGTTCAGGGGAAAAAATGGCTAATCTGCACTCGAGTCACACACTGTATTGTCACTTGAGAGCCTGTTtcaggaagagaaaagacacaGGTTTAAGAGCTCATGGAAGTGCCTGAAGGCCTGAGAGTTAACCGGGACAGCCGTGCAGAGAATGCAACGCTTGATCTGGAGCACAGAGAGCAGCGGTCGGGCTGGGTGAGagtgagggtggaggagagctgGTTCACGGTGGAGCGGGCCTTGCTAGCGAGGCGCAGCAACTACTTCCGCGCCCTCTTTCACTCGGGGATGATAGAGAGTCGGCAGGACGAGCTCCACCTGAGGGGAGGAGTGCGTGCGAGGGGTTTCCTCGTCGCCCTGGCTGTCTGCAGGGGCGAGGCGCCCACCATCAGCGACCCGGACGAGCTTGTAGAAGCTGTCGAGTGCGCTGCTTTCCTGCAGGTTGCGTGTTTGGTGCAGCATCTCTGCGACATTATTGACTCAGACAACTGCCTCTTGCTCTACCATGCAGCCTCCATCTTTGGTGTGCAGACGCTCTTTCGCAGCGCTGCTCTTTTCCTTTGCGATGCTTTTGATGACTTgaaggaagcagcagagagttCAATACCCGAAGACCTTCTTGAATACTCTCAATCATTGTCTCCTACTTCTTACATCGCTATAGGCACACACTCGCCTTCAATGGAGCTGCTGCACGACTCCTTCAGGGTCGTATGCTACCTGGATGAAAAGGCGGGAGAGTGGAAGCATCTGACAAACCTCCCCACTCTCTGCAGCACCTCCATGGCTGGAGTGGCAGTGCTTGACAACCGATTGTACATTGTGGGGGGAGTTTACGGTTACGGCAAGGACACGGTAGACAGCAGCTTCTGCTACAACCCCGAGTCAGGGGTGTGGACTGCTCTTCCAGGTCCCATGCAACCAAGATATGATTTCACCCTGCTGGGACATGATGGCCGACTCTATGCCATTGGCGGCGAATTCCAAAAACGGATCATTTCCACGGCAGAGAGTTACGACATTGAGAAGGGGGAGTGGGCATTTATTCAGCATGCACCGAGACCTGTAGCATCTGCAGCTTGTGCTGTTGCAAGACGGCGgatgtttgtttgcttctggAAACCACCAGACACCACAGATATCTACGAATACATACCAGGAGTAGACAAGTGGAAACTTGCAACCACAATGATCAAACCTCAAAGCTATGGCCACTGCATGGTGGCTCACAGGGACAATTTATATGTGATGCGCAACGGGCCTTGTGACGACTTCTTGCGCTGTCTAATGGACTGCTACAACATCACAACAGGCCAGTGGACGGCCATGCCCGGGCACTACATCAACAGCAAGGGGGCGCTGTTCACTGCGATGATAAGGGGGGACTCAGCAttcacagtgaaacacatgCTGACTCTCGAATACACCATCACTGGAAATGGATGGAAGCCCCGCAGGCAGATGAAGGGATTTCCAAAGAGTGGCTCACTGTGGACGTGTTTACTCAGGCTTCCCAAGACGGGACCAGTTACACCACAGCTGGATGCAGTGGGGAAGGAAGATGAAATGTCTTTGCCAGACACTTCTGAGAGATTTCTGGACGCTTTACCGCAACTGTGAAATTACTGctaaactgaaaaacaatgcCCATTTTTTAAGGTTTAATttgaagaataaagaaaaaaaaaagactctggAGACTGCATAGTGACACAAATGTTCCTCATTTCAGGGCATTCGCTTTCACGTGCACTCGCACTTGTACGCACACATGTGCTGACACTAAGCATTTGTTCTGATTAGCAACAGCTGCTACTGTAGTTTATATCAGGGGaggacacactgtgtgtgtgtgtgtgtgtgtgtgcgcgcgcacaaGTTCAAAGGCACTGACGGGATGTTCTAAACCTCTCATTCTCTTCGTTTTTCCTGAAGTCACTCTGGGCCAATTCAGGAGCCACTGGCCTCCCAGCCGACATAAAACACACCACAGCTCGCTCACACACTCTTGGAAACTCACTTCTCCAGGTTTGTTGCCCCGTGAGTGATGAAATACCTGTTTCTGTGGGATAATATATCTCACGTAGCCTCAGGCTTGCGACTCTGAGGGTTGTGGGAAATGTTTTTTGGCTTTGTATGACCACagactgcatttgttttagcatattaaaagCCAGTGCAATTCTCTGGCGACATGTGATATCAATCCATAGTACTTTATTTACAATACTTACAATGTGTGGTGATAATAGTGTTCTTACTATAAAATGTCAATTACATTTAAAGTTGGAATTTGTCTTTGGGCTCCTTCTGCGTACCGAATATCATGATTTCCACTGAACTTTCCCATGTACTTTGTTGAGTTCAGCAGCCCTACTGGGGTCAATTATGCTGTTACCATTCCCACCACAGTGGCAGAGCCTCAAAAAGCTGTGTGCGTTAAGACAGATCATTTCACATGATAATCCACTCCGATGGAATCGAGCTGGCGACATTACTTACCGCTCTGGGGGGCGGCAGGTCGGGAAGACTCTTCTGTGGGACGGGGAcgtgttttgctgcttttccgTTGAGCAGGGCATCCAATCTGCCATCTAGGTCACGAAAACATAGAGTGGGAGGTCAGCAATAACAGGAATATTAACTTGCTTATTTACATTGACTGTTAAGGATTAATAACAGAAATTGCTCATCATGCAAGTCCAGTTTTCATTCAAAACGATTCCAGATGTCTCCTACACATACCAGTGCCTCTTGGTATCCCTAACCCTCGCAGTGAGCACAGACCCTTCATTGTTAGATTACAGTGACCACGTAACCAAAATCAAGCTTTTGTACGGCGGCGACAACtattttacacaaaacaaacaccacagtgcccgaaagaaaacaaaagtaggCTTTGCATAAGAGATTTAAGAATGATCTTTTTCTGAAGATTGGCCCGTTCATTAACTCCTGCCAGTGTTTAATGCACATTAATGGTTCCAAGAGAGTCAGATGAGCAGGTCAATAGCGCTCTCACATCattctgttaaatatgaagctacagcttaGCAACAGTTAGCTCAGTTTACCATAAAGACAGCCGACCTGTTTTCACACCCTGTTTTCACAACGTGTCAATCATTGAGAGGTGCTGCTAAACACATTctgttacctttggacaaagTCAGGCAAGTTCTTTCCCCCTGCAGCCCGCCTTCCGCTAAGATAAGCTAATGTCCTGCTGACTGTAGCTTAATATTTAGCGAAGAGATATGAGAGCGGAGTGCATATTTCTATACTGGGTTGACACAAAAGGGCTGAGCTTTGAAGCAGTCACTTTAAAAGGTTGTCAGCGTATATGTCTTGAACACCAACATCCTTCAGGATCAGACAGCGGAAACAAGAAGTACTGGACATGTGGACCTCATGAATTTGCTAAGGACATTAATTAGGAATGTTTTACTGCAACTTGAAAGTTTAAGACATCACTCTCTCTTGCACGTTATGTGCAACAGAAAGTTCAGGTTTACCACACGATCACCGATTAAGAAACCTCAATTCTCACATCTCAGGCCCACTTCGCATCACCCTTCCTGAAACGGAGCTTGCGGCTCTGCTAGCGTCGCTGCTGAGAGTATGTGTGTTAAGTCTCCTGCTCGCTGAAACCACATTCTTCAGCactgtacaaacaaaacagcttgCTCTCAGAAGGAGACGAGCTCCgaagaaacagacaggaaatgggggCGAGAGGTTgggggggctggggggggggggggggggggggcttatTCTGTCTGTTGCTCACTTGAATCAAGTCAAATTGAGTATGAAGCGCAATAACACAACAAGTATGCACTTATCTTTGACCGACTTGGACTACCTCAAAATGTTGTAGCCTTTTTTCAAATGAGTCATTCCAGGTTGCAGATTGCACTTATCATAACTTTATAAATGCCTAAATCACCGAAAGTCAATTGATTAATGTTTTCTAACCAGACTGAGAGTCTACAACCATGCTAGCAGGCTGaactttgaactaaatgctaacagtagcatgctaacaatgacaTTGCTAATATGCTGATATTTAGTTAGTTTggtttgttagcatgctaacaattgctaattagcaccaaacacaaagtacagctgggGCTGATGGCTATTTGGTCATCAAGCGAATTAAAAGTTAGACCTGCTGGTGTCAGAAAATGAAGTTAAAGGTCCAGTATGTGAGATTTAGGATGATCTGTTTTTCAGAAATGCAATATAATATGcacagttatgttttcattagtgtacaAGATAGAAAGGActacttgtgttttttgttactttaagatgagctctttattttttacagagATAAAGATCCTCCTgcacagagtccgccatgttgaaccgccatgtttctacagtagcccagaatggacaaaccaaacactggctctagagagagCGTGTCCTTTTTTTCACGGCCATCGTATCTTCAATCataatctgcaacctcacaaCTCGATGTCATGAAAACTGACACATTGGACCtttaagggatcaccaaagtgatgCACCATGCATATCTGTATTAAATTTCATGCCATTTCATGCTGAGCTGCCATCTAATAGCTGCTGAGACAACAAAAATGTGGACCTCATGTCAGTGCTAGAGCAAAAGCCAGAGGATGTTCAAAGTCACACGTTCATGTCCTCTGGGGAAAATTAAAGTGTGTAtaaaatttcatagcaatccatccagcggttgttgaattatttcagtctggaccaaagggTTGGCCATCCATAGAGCCGCTAGCGTGGTTAAAAAAATTCTATACTGTGTATATTGTATCTCTTGTTTTCAGTTGGAAGAATAAAACCCTTTTCTTTATAGATTACATTTCAGATActtttcagaaaaaataaatcaccaAGTATCAGTATCAAACATCATAGAGGAACCTTTTGAAACTCACACCTTTGTCGTCTTTGTCCTTCCCGCCGACAATGACTTTGTTCATGTAGATATACTCCTCGTCTGTACCTGCATGGAGACAGCGAGAGGTAGTTAACATCTGACATGAGCTCATACTTCAGACAGTTTGACTTAGTAGGCAGTcaccacaaacactgacatcatcttAAACTGAAGAAACTAGAAGAAGCCATTCAAACGTACCAATGTACCATTAACACAACAATCACAGTATTCTATTCTGCTAAAGGCTCTACATTTGTTAGGACGAATGTTGTCCAAATTGCTGCAGCTCAGTTACTCAGTTACTCTACAGGACAGAGCTCCATGCACGATTCTCCAATCTCAAAATCTTTATAGCTTTCATCAAACCGAACATACGGTATGTGATTCGTGCATGTCGCGGACACAAGACAAATGCTGTCTCAGGGACAGGTGAAGACACAGCTGTTGAAACATTAAGGCTCTCAGGACTCATTTGTTTGACTCAACTGTTCTTTAAAATCCTTAATTCAAGCAAGTGCAAGCTCCTGTACTCTGGAAACATTCGTTGCCTTAGAATAATTAGTcgtcaaatgcattttttttaataatctaaAAGACTTGGGACAGATCTACGTGCTAGAAAGAGCTAATTTTGATGTAAATCCTACTGAACTGACTCTCCAAAACTCTCCCATTTTCCCTCTAGTGAGTAGCTCTGGGATAGACCTCAACATATACTCCACACAAAGCAACTTTAATCTACACAATGACAAGAAGCGCATGCATATTTAGCCTCTGAAGGAATTTACTTGGAGCATCGATGGGAAAATGTGACTCCACCTTAGTGCCAAACAAACTTTCATCATGTTTGTGAAAAGCCCAGGATTAAAGGGGGACTTGACCCAAACAAGTGGCCCATTGTGCAGACAGATGGGCCCATTATTGACACCCACTTTCACCGTGGCCAACATTCATCGGACATTAGTCAGAAAAGTCCTTGCCTGCACAGATAGAGCACTGTGTCACATCTATCTTTGAAGCTTTGAAGATCCTACAGCTAAACATACAATAGGGCTCCTTAGACCAGTCTCGACTTCTAAAGAGTTTAAACATTAAGTTTAGTTTTAAATTATACCGCCAACTCAATATCTGCATGGGATCCATATTCAGTAACAAGAATTGAGGGGAGATCCAAAAGGAGTTTTTAGCTTTATTGGCATAAAAAGTCAGAAAGCCAGAATGAGTAGTGTTCaattaaagggaaaataagaaaatatccCAATTATAGTCGCAGATGTGGTTTCCTGTGACAACACTACAGTGCAGTGAGTTTAAGTTCTTGATCAGGGCTGCCACTGCAGACTGAACTTGACTTCTCTTTGCACTCCAATGTAAATATTTACAGGTCACCGTGAGCAATGGTATCATTTAGGCAATGAGCGGAGATGATGAAACCTCATGTCACACACGGCAGCTCAGTGAGAAAAGGACTGTGTTTGGTTTAATGTCGGCCTTAACATGGTGGAGTAATTACCAGCTGGCGAAGACATCACCATAACATTGCCACATAAACAGTTTGAATGAATGTCTTTTCTCAAACAATAAACCCTGTGGTTTTGGCATAGCAGGCTCCAGCTGGTTACTCTAACCTGTAATGGGAATTTGttctggagctgcagagctgttttGAGGAAAGCTGTTTCattgaattaaatattttagcTGACTAAGATTATACCCTGAGaggaaatcaaacaaaactcTAACACTGAGTGATACTCTAGAGAAAGTTTCTCCTTTGAAATAGATAGCGTGAGGTGAaaccaaacaacagcagaaagaaacaatGTTTTGCCtgtacagtgaaaacagatttttcgAGGGAACAGAGTTTGAGATGCTATTTATAAAGTGCTGCTCAAAGGAAGTGAGCGTCCCCGGAGGATAAATGCAGCTTCGGAAAAATGATACAGCTTGGAGCCAGGAGAGGAAGTATGGAGAGACGAGTCCAGGACCTGAACATGGAAAAGCatggctgctggtgtgtgtcggtgtgtgagagacagagagggatggagagggagtAGCAACACCCCAGGATGGCTTTTTCAACCCGAAAGTGATGGTAAATGTAGAAGAATTGCATTTTTCCCCGACATCACAAAAGCAGCGCTCATTCGTTATTCCCAATTAACAGCACACCTAGAGGCAGAGGCTTGGATGAGACTCGGCGTAGCACTGGTTCACTAACTAACTGACGTCCAGGCACCATAAATCACATCAGCCCACCAGCAGTTGCCGCAGTTCC contains:
- the LOC121624659 gene encoding kelch repeat and BTB domain-containing protein 13, with protein sequence MEVPEGLRVNRDSRAENATLDLEHREQRSGWVRVRVEESWFTVERALLARRSNYFRALFHSGMIESRQDELHLRGGVRARGFLVALAVCRGEAPTISDPDELVEAVECAAFLQVACLVQHLCDIIDSDNCLLLYHAASIFGVQTLFRSAALFLCDAFDDLKEAAESSIPEDLLEYSQSLSPTSYIAIGTHSPSMELLHDSFRVVCYLDEKAGEWKHLTNLPTLCSTSMAGVAVLDNRLYIVGGVYGYGKDTVDSSFCYNPESGVWTALPGPMQPRYDFTLLGHDGRLYAIGGEFQKRIISTAESYDIEKGEWAFIQHAPRPVASAACAVARRRMFVCFWKPPDTTDIYEYIPGVDKWKLATTMIKPQSYGHCMVAHRDNLYVMRNGPCDDFLRCLMDCYNITTGQWTAMPGHYINSKGALFTAMIRGDSAFTVKHMLTLEYTITGNGWKPRRQMKGFPKSGSLWTCLLRLPKTGPVTPQLDAVGKEDEMSLPDTSERFLDALPQL